The sequence CGGCAATCGGCACCACGCTACACACCAACAAAAACACCAGCACATAGTCGTAGCCTTGCAATTCAAACACAACCCCAACCCCAGGTAACGGCTATCCCCCATGATGCCACAGCCCTCCTTAAATAGGGAAGAAAATTCCAGGAAATTACCACCCAGTGAGCTTTGGGGTCGGTCAGTGATCTGGCACACCAGAAAAAAGGGGCTATGATAAAAGTGACCGGGCGCACCACTGCATATAACCCCATGAGCTATTGTCTCAACCCCGACTGTCCCGCCCCCGAAAATGCGGCTACGGAAAACTCCTGTCGTGCGTGTGGCAGTCCCTTGGTGCTCAAAGGGCGTTATCGGGCGGTCAAACCCATTGGGCAGGGGAATTTTGGGCGTACCTTTCAGGCGGTGGATGAAAGCATTCCCTCCCGTCCCCCCTGTGTGATTAAACTTTTTCAGCCCCAGGTGATCCAATCCCCGGAGGCGATGCAAAAAGCCATGACCCTGTTTGAACAGGAGGCGGTGCAACTGGAACGCCTGGGCAACCATCCGCAAATACCTGATTTATTAGCCTATTTCATCCTGGATGGCAAATCCTATCTGGTGCAAAAATTTATTGACGGTCAAGATTTAGCGGACGAACTGTTGCGGAAAGGTACCTTTGATGAAACCAAAATCCGGCAATTACTGGCTGATTTACTCCCGGTGCTGGACTATATTCACCAGCAAAATGTCATTCACCGGGACGTGAAGCCGAAAAATATCATTCGCCAAAAATCCGACCAAAAGCTATTTCTGGTGGACTTTGGGGCTGTGAAGTTTGTGCGGGAATCGGGTTTATTCAAAACGGGTACGGCGATTGGGAGCAGTGGGTTTGCCGCCCCGGAACAGATGATGGGCAAGGCGGTGTTTGCCAGCGATTTATACAGTTTGGGCGCCACCTGCATTTATCTCCTGACGGGTATTTCCCCCAGTAAATTATTTAATATCCGGGAAAATGTGTGGCTCTGGCGGCAAGCGGTCAAACAACCCCTGAGCGAAGGGTTGATGCAGTTTTTGGATAAATTATTACAGCGGTTACCGGGGCAACGATTTGCTTCGGCGTCGGTAGCCTGGGAGGCATTCCAAGCCCTGGAGCAACCCACCCGCTCGGTGAGCACCTTGGGGCGTTTGGGGGTACCGGGGGCGGGTTTGAGCAATCCCTTGAATCCTTTACCGGGGCTGGGGCGACTTGGGGGCTTGGGCACTGGTGGCACGAATCCTCCGGTCACACCCGTGCGTACCACTGGAGGTACCATTCCCCCCACCGGGGCAGGTCGTCCTGCCAGTCGGCTCAATCCCGATACGGGTCGTTTGTCCCAAACCCCACCTTCCCGCCTTGGCACCCGCACCCCACCCCCCCAGACGACGACGGTGCAGGTCGATCCAACCTGGCCTTGTGTTCATACGTTAGCTGGTCATAGTAATTGGGTCAAGGCCTTGGGTTTCAGTCCCGATAGCCGTTATCTATTTAGCTGTGGTCGGGACGGTCTGGTGCTGTGTTGGGGGCTAAGTTCCCTGAGTTATCCCCGCCAGTTGAGTTGGGGGAGCAACAATCCGGCGGGATTACACGCTTTGGCGCTCAGTCCTGATGGGCGGTTGTTGGCGGCGGCGGGGGAAGAACGGGTGATTAAACTCTGGCAACTGCCGGGGGACAAACCCATCCGTACCCTGGGCAATTTATTTAACAAGCACGGGGGCACCATTGACTCCCTGGCGATGCGTCCCGATGGGCTGGTACTGGCGAGTGCGAGCGAGGACAAGACGATTAAACTTTGGCAGGTGGACAATGGGGCGTTGTTGACCACCCTTACGGGTCATGCCAGCCATGTGCGTTCCGTCACCTTTACCCCGGATGGGCGGTTGTTGGTCACGGGCAGTTGGGACAATTCGATCAAGGTATGGCTGACGGATGGGGGCGACCCCCTGCGGAATATCCTTGGCCCCTCTAGTTTCAGCGGCAGTGGGTTCAATGTGGTGGTGGTCAGTCCCGACGGGCGAGTAATTGTGGCTGGCAGTGAAGATACCGCCGCCCATCTGTGGCATCTCCATAACGGCGACCCGATTACCACCCTCACGGGGCACAAGGAAGGGGTGCGGGCGGTGGCCTATAGTCCCAATGGGCGCTATCTGGTAACCGGTGGTTGGGAAGGGAGCATCCGGGTGTGGGATGGGCAGTCCTATGGGTTGCTGATGACCTTGGCGGGGCATGAAAAAGGGATTACGTCCCTGGCGTTTAGCCCAGACCAGCGGTGGCTGGCCAGTGGTAGCCGGGATAATACGATCAAACTCTGGCAGATCGCCAAGTAGTGGCAAGGGTTATGCCTGACCCAATGCCCTAAATTTTGGGCATGACCAAGATAGCACTCCCGGCACCACCTGACCAGAGGGATTCGATGCGCTCAACCCAGGACTGGATTTCCTCAGGATGGCAATCTCGGAGGGTGATGTGCCCGAGTTTGCGCCCCGGTCGGGATTGGGTTTTGCCGTACCAGTACACCTTGCCCCATTGCGCCAGCTGTTGCCGTTGAGCTAAATACTCACAGGTGGCGGTTTCATAGCCCAGTAGGTTGACCATCAAGGCACCGGGGGTGGTCAGGGCGGTACTGCCTAAGGATTGCCCGGTGATGGCTCGTAAATGCTGGTGAAATTGGGAAGTGACGCAGGCATCCAGGGTGTAGTGACCGGAGTTGTGGGTGCGGGGGGCGATTTCATTAAGCAGTATCTTGTCATCACCATTGCCTTCCCTGAGATAAAACCATTCCGTCGCCAAAATCCCCTGGTAGTCCAGGGCGGTGAGCAGGGTGTGGGTGTGCTGTTGGAGTTGCTGGCTGACCGCATCGGGGAGGGGGGCGGGGGCATAGACCCACCGGCAAACCTGGTTGACTTGGTGGGTGCGGCTGACGGGGTAGGCGGCAATAGTGCCCTGGCAGTCCCGGGCGGCGACGAGTGCCAATTCCTGCTCAAACGGCACATAGGCTTCAGCCAAAACGGTGGGAACAGCCCATTCCTGCCACAGGGCGGTTAACTCTGCCGGGGTGCGAATGATCCGGGTACCCAAACCGTCATAACCGTGGCGGCGGGCTTTCACGACCAGGGGTAGGGTGGGTGGGGGGTCACCCTGGGACAGAAGCCAAAATTCCGGTTGGGGGATGCCCAAATCCCGGACATAACAGCGTTGATCGTATTTATCCAAAAGGGGGGCAAGGCTGGCTAAATTGGGGCGAAACATGACCCCAGGGCGGGCAGAGCGGGCAAGTAATTCCCAGTTGATAAATTCATTTTCAAAAGTAATCAGGTCGCATTTTTGCATCAGTTGGGCAAGACCTGACGGGTCATCCAGGGGCGCAATCACCTGCCCAGCACTGAGGGAAACGGCGGCATCCTGGGGGTCGGGGGTTTGTACCCACAAAGTAATTCCCAAATCCTGAGCCGCCTGTGCCAACATCCACGCCAGTTGTCCCCCGCCCAAAACGCCTACGGTCGGATTCACAGCCTATTTCCGCCCAAAATCCGCTGGGATTTGCCCCCAACGACGGGTGTCCCACTTCAACAGGGGGTTGGGGTAGGGGTGGGTGCGGAGCCAGCGTTCGGCGGCACGAATTTCCGCACCTAAGGGGGTGTTCTCTAACGCCAAATTGGTACGGCATTGGCGTTTTTGCACCCAACCCAGGGCGATCTGGGAGTCGGAATAGATTGGCCAATCACAGCCCCGTGCCGCACACCATTGCAATGCGGTGACAATCGCCAGAAATTCAGCGATGTTGTTGGTTCCCAGGGGATAGGGGCCCCGGTGAAAAATTTCTACCCCGCTCTCGGTGAGCACACCCCGGTATTCCATCACCCCCGGATTGCCGGAGCAGGCTCCATCCACGGCGTAACTTTGGCGCACATAGTCCGTTTTGCTAGGGGAATCAGGCATGGGTAAATCGCCGCCATTTTCGTAAAAAGCTCGGTCGGCGGTCGCCTGGTCGGGATAGCTTTTGTACTGCGCCCCGCTAAAGCCCCGCACCTGTGCCCAACAGTCATCCCAAGTACGATAAACACCGGGTTTACGTCCCCGCCACACCACATAGGCTTTGCTACGGGTCATGATGCCTCCAAAAATGGGGCGAGCAAGGGGCGGAGTTCCGGTTCATGGACGTACATATAGCGGACGGTAGCCCGCAAACGGGGTAATTCCGAGGGGGGAGCCGTGCGAAATAGTTGCGTCAAAGTGGGCGCATCCCATGCCCGTTGCCCCGTGAGTAGTTGGGTGAATGTTTGTTCAAAGTAATGCTTTTGTTTGGCATTGGAACGGTGGAATTGTGGCCAGAGGATCAATCCCCCCAGGGCAAAGGCACCTGCCCCCGCCATTGCACCGGGTAAAGTGTTGCCGGTTTCCAGCCAAACGCCTGTCCCCAAAATGGCTCCCAGTCCTACGGTCAACCCCCATGTCCGGTAGTCCGGGGATAAAGGCCGCCACCAGGGAGCAACCAGAGCCACGACCAACCCCAGTTCAATCACCGTTTCTACATTCCCCATCAACCCGTGTAACACAGTTTTTGTGCGCTCATTGACCGGTAAACCTTAGATAATTAACGGTTTATCCTTGGGATACCGCTATCAATTGGCAATTATAGGACACCCGCAGAATCATTTGCTCCGTTGGCATCGGTGGCGAAATCCCCAATGTGCAAAATTACATGAAAATACCTATCGGTTTGCCAGGGGAGAATGACTGTTTTAAGCCTATGTTAAACTGTTCTTTAGTGTCTCACGTTTGTCGTGGTGAGCCTTAGGGTTCCCTGCAATTGGAAACGGAAAAGCAACTAAAAATGCCGCAAATACTGCAACGGATTCCCCTCGGTGGGGTGGGTTTGGTGATTGGTTCCATCTTAACGGTGATCGGTTTTGGGGCTTACTTTGCCGATATGCCGACTTTGAATTTGGCTGGTTTCTTTTACGGGATTCCCCTCCTGCTGGGGGGATTGGCCCTGAAAGCGGCGGAATTGCCCCCGGTACCCTGGCGGCAACCCACACCCCCGGAGGTGATGGCGCACCGGACGCAGGCCACCCCGACCCAAAATCAAATCCGCCAGGAGGTCACCCGCTACCGTTACGGGGAAAAAGTGCATTTGGGTGCGGCCCTAGAACGGCTGAAATTAGGGGAGACGGATGAGGAATGGCCGGTTTTGGTGGGTATCCATGAGGAATTGCGGGATAACCATTACACCTTGGTATTGACCTTCGATTCCCCGGATGTGCCCTGGACGATGTGGCAAGAAAAGGTAGAGAAATTAACCAATTTTTTTGGCCCCGATATTCAAATTGCCCTCCATCAACCCCAGGAGGAAATGGTGGAATTGGCCTTACTGAGTACCCGTTAATTTATAGCAATTTTCAGGAATTGATGTGAATCACAAAGTTACTACGCCACCCAGACGGTTAGAACCAGAACCGGGCGATGCCCTGCGACCCTTTACTCTCTGAGTATCAAATTTTTACCCATAATTCAAGTACGATTGCCGTATATCGCCCTATCAAATCGCTGACCCACCCATTACCATTGGACCCGTGGGGGCATCCGTCATGTCTGGCTCTTGGGTAATGGCTAGGGTTTGTACGTTCGGGGCATTGGGCATAAAGCGAGGATTGGCCCAGCGAATCACCCCACTCTCGTTGGGAATGAATTTACCGCAGGCGATTTTTTTCCCATCCTTGGTGATCGCCCACAGGACATAGACCTGATCCTTGGGGGGTTTGGGGAGTTTTTGGTTAAACACCACCAGCACTTCCCCTTGCCCCGTCAGCACCCGGGCAGTCGCTCCTTTGGCCGTATCCCTGCCCGTCAGGGTGGCCATCTGGGTGTCCCGGTTTTGCAAGGCCGCCACCACTTCCCGTTGTACCTGCAATTCCCGCTGGGCGAGGCGCAGCTGCTGACCGTTGAACCAACCCCAGGCCCCCAGTCCACAACTCCCTACCACCCCCGCCGCCGCTATCCCCCACAACCAAGGCCGGGGACGGGCCGGGGCGGTGGCGAGAATTTTCTGTTTGAGGGGAGGGGGAGGTGCCACGGCTTCGCAACCATAGGCCAAACTATGCCAAGCGGTATTTAATGCGGTTAATTCCTGCGCCAAAGCCGGGTCGGTGGCCATTTGGGTTTCCCACACCTCCCATTCCTGCGCCGATAGGTCTTGGAGAACCAGACCAGCCAATAATTCTTCCGTGGGGTCGTTCATAGGCATGGGATAGGTCTATATCTGATCCTGCAACAATTTGCGGAGTTTTAACAGGACGGTACGGGTACGGGTTTTCACCGTGCCTAGGGGTAGATTTAATTGTTCAGCAATCTGGGCTTGGGTCAACCCCTGGTAGTAAGCCAGTTCCAGCAGATGACGTTGCTCCGCCTCCAGTTGGGACAACGCCGCCTGTACCCGCTCCTGCCGTTCCTGTACACTCACCTGTTCCCACAACCCCCCTGCCACCGGCATCCATTCCCCAGCCCCCCACCGCTGAGCCAACCGCAGGCGAGCTTGGCGCATCCGCAGCCGGTCAATGCCCCGGGAACGGGTCAGGGTAGTGAGATAGGTCGCCACAGAACCCCGCTGGGGGTTGTAGCCCCCCTTGTGCCACAGGGTCGTAAACACTTCTTGGGTCAAATCCTCCGCCTCCTGGGGTTGTTGCAAAACTCGCAATGCTAAGGAATACACCAGGGTACCGTAGCGTTCGTAG comes from Synechococcus sp. C9 and encodes:
- a CDS encoding serine/threonine-protein kinase, whose amino-acid sequence is MIKVTGRTTAYNPMSYCLNPDCPAPENAATENSCRACGSPLVLKGRYRAVKPIGQGNFGRTFQAVDESIPSRPPCVIKLFQPQVIQSPEAMQKAMTLFEQEAVQLERLGNHPQIPDLLAYFILDGKSYLVQKFIDGQDLADELLRKGTFDETKIRQLLADLLPVLDYIHQQNVIHRDVKPKNIIRQKSDQKLFLVDFGAVKFVRESGLFKTGTAIGSSGFAAPEQMMGKAVFASDLYSLGATCIYLLTGISPSKLFNIRENVWLWRQAVKQPLSEGLMQFLDKLLQRLPGQRFASASVAWEAFQALEQPTRSVSTLGRLGVPGAGLSNPLNPLPGLGRLGGLGTGGTNPPVTPVRTTGGTIPPTGAGRPASRLNPDTGRLSQTPPSRLGTRTPPPQTTTVQVDPTWPCVHTLAGHSNWVKALGFSPDSRYLFSCGRDGLVLCWGLSSLSYPRQLSWGSNNPAGLHALALSPDGRLLAAAGEERVIKLWQLPGDKPIRTLGNLFNKHGGTIDSLAMRPDGLVLASASEDKTIKLWQVDNGALLTTLTGHASHVRSVTFTPDGRLLVTGSWDNSIKVWLTDGGDPLRNILGPSSFSGSGFNVVVVSPDGRVIVAGSEDTAAHLWHLHNGDPITTLTGHKEGVRAVAYSPNGRYLVTGGWEGSIRVWDGQSYGLLMTLAGHEKGITSLAFSPDQRWLASGSRDNTIKLWQIAK
- a CDS encoding 5-(carboxyamino)imidazole ribonucleotide synthase; translated protein: MNPTVGVLGGGQLAWMLAQAAQDLGITLWVQTPDPQDAAVSLSAGQVIAPLDDPSGLAQLMQKCDLITFENEFINWELLARSARPGVMFRPNLASLAPLLDKYDQRCYVRDLGIPQPEFWLLSQGDPPPTLPLVVKARRHGYDGLGTRIIRTPAELTALWQEWAVPTVLAEAYVPFEQELALVAARDCQGTIAAYPVSRTHQVNQVCRWVYAPAPLPDAVSQQLQQHTHTLLTALDYQGILATEWFYLREGNGDDKILLNEIAPRTHNSGHYTLDACVTSQFHQHLRAITGQSLGSTALTTPGALMVNLLGYETATCEYLAQRQQLAQWGKVYWYGKTQSRPGRKLGHITLRDCHPEEIQSWVERIESLWSGGAGSAILVMPKI
- a CDS encoding ribonuclease H family protein, which codes for MTRSKAYVVWRGRKPGVYRTWDDCWAQVRGFSGAQYKSYPDQATADRAFYENGGDLPMPDSPSKTDYVRQSYAVDGACSGNPGVMEYRGVLTESGVEIFHRGPYPLGTNNIAEFLAIVTALQWCAARGCDWPIYSDSQIALGWVQKRQCRTNLALENTPLGAEIRAAERWLRTHPYPNPLLKWDTRRWGQIPADFGRK
- a CDS encoding DUF2854 domain-containing protein is translated as MLQRIPLGGVGLVIGSILTVIGFGAYFADMPTLNLAGFFYGIPLLLGGLALKAAELPPVPWRQPTPPEVMAHRTQATPTQNQIRQEVTRYRYGEKVHLGAALERLKLGETDEEWPVLVGIHEELRDNHYTLVLTFDSPDVPWTMWQEKVEKLTNFFGPDIQIALHQPQEEMVELALLSTR
- a CDS encoding anti-sigma factor, giving the protein MNDPTEELLAGLVLQDLSAQEWEVWETQMATDPALAQELTALNTAWHSLAYGCEAVAPPPPLKQKILATAPARPRPWLWGIAAAGVVGSCGLGAWGWFNGQQLRLAQRELQVQREVVAALQNRDTQMATLTGRDTAKGATARVLTGQGEVLVVFNQKLPKPPKDQVYVLWAITKDGKKIACGKFIPNESGVIRWANPRFMPNAPNVQTLAITQEPDMTDAPTGPMVMGGSAI
- a CDS encoding sigma-70 family RNA polymerase sigma factor, with the protein product MNFFSPRSTDQELFQGIQQGQSRAMALLYERYGTLVYSLALRVLQQPQEAEDLTQEVFTTLWHKGGYNPQRGSVATYLTTLTRSRGIDRLRMRQARLRLAQRWGAGEWMPVAGGLWEQVSVQERQERVQAALSQLEAEQRHLLELAYYQGLTQAQIAEQLNLPLGTVKTRTRTVLLKLRKLLQDQI